The following proteins come from a genomic window of Novosphingobium aromaticivorans DSM 12444:
- the aroC gene encoding chorismate synthase: protein MSLNSFGHIFRFTTWGESHGPALGAVVDGCPPGLALTEAQIQPFLDARRPGQSRFTTQRQEPDQVRILSGVFEGRTTGTPISLMIENVDQRSKDYGDVAKAYRPGHADYAYDAKYGFRDYRGGGRSSARETAARVAAGAVARLVIPEVSILAWVSEIGGDRIDMDHFDAAEIARNPFFCPDSWAAARWEKLVDDARKSGSSLGAVVECVATGVPAGWGAPLYAKLDAELAHAMMGINAVKGVEIGDGFAAARNTGEGNADPMRPGAGVPEFLANHAGGIAGGISTGQPVTVRVAFKPTSSILTPMPTITREGEATELLTKGRHDPCVGIRGVPVVEAMMALVLADQKLLHRGQCGG, encoded by the coding sequence ATGAGCCTCAACAGCTTCGGTCACATCTTCCGTTTCACAACCTGGGGCGAGAGCCACGGGCCGGCGCTTGGCGCCGTGGTCGACGGTTGCCCTCCCGGCCTTGCGCTGACCGAAGCGCAGATCCAGCCTTTTCTCGACGCCCGGCGCCCTGGCCAGTCGCGCTTCACCACGCAGCGGCAGGAGCCGGATCAGGTGCGCATCCTGTCCGGCGTGTTCGAAGGCCGCACCACCGGCACTCCGATCAGCCTGATGATCGAGAACGTCGACCAGCGTTCGAAGGACTATGGCGATGTCGCCAAGGCCTATCGCCCCGGCCATGCCGACTATGCCTATGACGCCAAGTACGGCTTTCGCGACTATCGCGGCGGCGGGCGTTCCTCGGCGCGGGAAACGGCTGCGCGCGTAGCCGCGGGCGCCGTTGCCCGCCTCGTGATCCCGGAAGTCTCGATCCTGGCCTGGGTCAGCGAGATCGGCGGTGACCGCATCGACATGGACCATTTCGATGCGGCAGAGATCGCCCGCAACCCGTTCTTCTGCCCGGATTCCTGGGCCGCGGCCCGTTGGGAGAAGCTGGTCGACGATGCCCGCAAGTCTGGCTCCTCGCTCGGCGCGGTGGTCGAATGCGTCGCAACCGGCGTACCGGCCGGCTGGGGCGCGCCGCTCTACGCCAAGCTCGATGCCGAACTGGCCCATGCGATGATGGGCATCAACGCGGTCAAGGGCGTTGAGATCGGCGATGGCTTTGCCGCCGCGCGCAATACCGGCGAAGGCAATGCCGATCCGATGCGGCCGGGCGCTGGCGTTCCGGAATTCCTTGCCAACCATGCCGGCGGCATCGCGGGCGGCATATCCACCGGCCAGCCGGTGACGGTTCGCGTGGCGTTCAAGCCGACTTCGTCGATTCTCACGCCGATGCCCACGATCACGCGCGAGGGCGAGGCGACCGAGTTGCTGACCAAAGGCCGCCACGATCCCTGCGTGGGCATTCGCGGCGTGCCCGTGGTCGAGGCGATGATGGCGCTCGTCCTGGCGGACCAGAAACTGCTTCACCGCGGCCAGTGCGGCGGTTGA
- a CDS encoding antibiotic biosynthesis monooxygenase family protein, translated as MYLVVFRNRKRANIDAPAYSRDAADMERLAREQPGFLGFKSYAADDGEVIALSEWVDEDAALAWRRIAAHAEMQARGRSDYYESYTLFAGTPSRIHHFDRQDK; from the coding sequence ATGTACCTCGTCGTCTTCCGCAACCGCAAGCGCGCCAATATCGACGCTCCCGCCTATTCTCGCGATGCTGCGGACATGGAACGCCTGGCGCGCGAGCAGCCGGGCTTCCTCGGCTTCAAGAGCTATGCTGCCGATGACGGCGAAGTGATTGCCCTGTCGGAATGGGTGGACGAGGACGCGGCGCTGGCATGGCGGCGCATCGCCGCGCATGCCGAAATGCAGGCGCGGGGGCGGTCCGATTACTACGAGAGCTACACCCTGTTTGCGGGGACACCCTCGCGCATCCACCACTTCGACAGGCAGGACAAATGA
- a CDS encoding arsenate reductase has translation MNVTVYGIPNCDTVKKARAWLDARGIAYTFHDYKKQGADPARIAAWIAKAGLDKVVNKAGTTYRKLDDAQKAALGAETAPMVLAEHASVIKRPVVEHPGGLLVGFKEAEWAAALA, from the coding sequence ATGAACGTCACGGTCTATGGCATTCCGAATTGCGACACGGTGAAGAAGGCGCGGGCATGGCTTGATGCCAGGGGCATCGCCTACACGTTTCACGACTACAAGAAGCAGGGAGCCGACCCGGCCCGGATCGCGGCCTGGATCGCCAAGGCGGGGCTGGACAAGGTCGTGAACAAGGCCGGGACGACGTACCGCAAGTTGGACGACGCGCAGAAGGCAGCACTTGGCGCGGAAACTGCGCCGATGGTGCTTGCCGAGCATGCCTCGGTCATCAAGCGTCCGGTCGTCGAGCATCCGGGCGGGCTCCTTGTCGGCTTCAAGGAAGCGGAGTGGGCGGCGGCGCTCGCCTGA
- the pnuC gene encoding nicotinamide riboside transporter PnuC: MNPVELAASLLGLANIALLVRRSVWNFPFALGSVSCTGVVLWEARLYAETGLQAFFFATNLWGWWLWAQARGAEESAVPVRWMSMPERMTWSGATTVLSLSLGWLLHRFTNAALPFADSAVTGASIAAQILLSLRRVENWVLWVAIDVVGIGLYLARGLPLLATLYAVFLVLSVLGLRQWTKAARSC; encoded by the coding sequence GTGAACCCGGTCGAACTTGCGGCGAGCTTGCTCGGCCTTGCCAACATCGCGCTGCTGGTGCGGCGTTCGGTATGGAACTTCCCTTTCGCGCTGGGCTCAGTCTCCTGCACCGGCGTGGTGCTGTGGGAAGCTCGGCTCTATGCCGAAACCGGCCTGCAAGCGTTCTTCTTCGCGACCAACCTGTGGGGCTGGTGGCTCTGGGCCCAGGCACGCGGTGCAGAGGAAAGCGCGGTGCCAGTCCGATGGATGAGCATGCCGGAGCGGATGACCTGGTCAGGAGCGACAACAGTGCTGAGTCTTTCGCTCGGCTGGCTGCTCCACCGTTTCACCAACGCCGCGCTGCCTTTTGCCGACTCCGCCGTGACCGGCGCCAGCATTGCCGCGCAGATTCTGCTCTCGCTGCGCAGGGTGGAGAACTGGGTCCTTTGGGTGGCGATCGACGTGGTCGGCATCGGGCTCTACCTGGCTCGTGGACTTCCGCTCCTCGCGACACTGTACGCGGTGTTCCTCGTGCTGTCGGTGCTGGGCTTGCGCCAATGGACCAAGGCCGCACGATCATGCTGA
- a CDS encoding AAA family ATPase, whose protein sequence is MLRVCFHGAESTGKSVLAARLHHRFGWPWVPEYGRDYCERNGTDLSMADLLAIAEGHQLATEALATGMPDVLISDTDQLMTAAWAAMLFDEIPGALLAYPKADLYLLFETDVPWLEDGTRLFGSTEERRRFGQLAETMLRCAGVSWIRVGGSWEEREAKAITAIAEALAARRR, encoded by the coding sequence ATGCTGAGAGTGTGTTTCCACGGGGCCGAAAGTACCGGAAAATCGGTGCTGGCTGCACGGCTGCACCACCGCTTCGGCTGGCCATGGGTTCCCGAATACGGCCGCGACTATTGCGAGCGGAACGGCACCGACCTGTCGATGGCGGATCTTCTCGCCATTGCCGAAGGCCACCAGCTGGCGACCGAGGCGCTGGCGACTGGCATGCCCGACGTCCTCATCAGCGACACCGATCAGTTGATGACGGCGGCGTGGGCGGCAATGCTGTTCGACGAGATCCCCGGTGCACTTCTCGCCTATCCGAAGGCAGACCTCTATCTCCTGTTCGAAACGGATGTGCCTTGGTTAGAGGACGGCACGCGCTTGTTCGGGTCGACGGAGGAGCGCCGCAGGTTCGGCCAGCTCGCGGAAACGATGCTCCGGTGCGCCGGCGTTTCCTGGATCCGCGTGGGCGGAAGCTGGGAGGAGCGCGAGGCCAAGGCCATAACCGCTATAGCAGAGGCGTTGGCCGCTCGACGTCGCTGA
- a CDS encoding ExbD/TolR family protein, with amino-acid sequence MAMSGGKDDGSPMMEMNTTPLIDVMLVLLIMFIITIPVATHAVNIDLPQPSQVPNNVTIDPIKNKLVLTATNQILWNGAPVNSGQLVSIIQATKGIDPEPELQFQPEEYASYEIANQLMKIITDAKVTKFGFVGNENFATFQKAGQ; translated from the coding sequence ATGGCAATGAGCGGCGGCAAGGATGATGGCTCGCCGATGATGGAAATGAACACGACGCCGTTGATCGACGTCATGCTCGTTCTCCTCATCATGTTCATCATCACCATCCCGGTGGCCACCCACGCGGTGAACATCGACCTTCCGCAGCCTTCGCAGGTGCCAAACAACGTCACGATCGATCCGATCAAGAACAAGCTTGTGCTGACCGCGACCAACCAGATTCTCTGGAACGGCGCGCCGGTCAACTCCGGCCAGCTGGTCTCGATCATCCAGGCGACGAAGGGCATCGATCCCGAGCCGGAACTGCAGTTCCAGCCCGAGGAGTATGCGAGCTACGAAATCGCGAACCAGTTGATGAAGATCATCACGGACGCGAAGGTCACCAAGTTCGGCTTCGTCGGCAACGAGAACTTCGCCACCTTCCAGAAGGCTGGCCAGTAA
- a CDS encoding ExbD/TolR family protein, with translation MAMSVGGAGGEERPMSDINTTPLVDVMLVLLIIFLIAVPVAIQTIEKLKVPVLPSEESQDKVENLMLSVVSTDAAGRSPKEPGYEGSSRTGQCRVYFNNTTPVDNQELYQQAFNRLDAIVKREGGAANMDPEKIPEVHIRGDVNVPWKCIAGAIYNVQSAGYPKVGFISTPVDPNG, from the coding sequence ATGGCAATGTCTGTAGGCGGCGCTGGCGGAGAAGAACGCCCGATGTCGGACATCAACACCACGCCGCTCGTGGACGTGATGCTGGTGCTGCTGATCATCTTCCTCATCGCGGTGCCGGTCGCGATCCAGACTATCGAAAAGCTCAAGGTGCCTGTGTTGCCCAGCGAGGAATCGCAGGACAAGGTGGAAAACCTGATGCTTTCGGTCGTCTCGACCGACGCCGCCGGCCGCAGCCCGAAGGAACCTGGATACGAGGGTTCCTCGCGCACCGGCCAGTGCCGCGTCTATTTCAACAACACGACCCCGGTGGACAACCAGGAGCTGTACCAGCAGGCTTTCAATCGCCTTGATGCGATCGTGAAGCGTGAAGGCGGCGCCGCCAACATGGACCCCGAGAAGATCCCCGAAGTCCACATCCGCGGCGACGTGAACGTCCCCTGGAAGTGCATCGCCGGTGCGATCTACAACGTCCAGTCGGCCGGTTACCCGAAGGTCGGCTTCATCTCGACCCCGGTCGATCCGAACGGCTAA
- a CDS encoding MotA/TolQ/ExbB proton channel family protein translates to MSIYTLAAAAGGAAPQNKFGFAEALQQGGFIAYATVVILGIMSFGSFFILFTKFFEQNKILGQYKTIRTTFWKAPTLREGAAKLDKNSAWRQLVDDGISAEDQHSKMTDALEAHDWLHGSLARSEASINSRLASGLPFLATVGATSPFIGLFGTVVGIYRALINIGLAGSASIDKVAGPVGEALIMTALGLLVAVPAVLAYNWLQARNKRIAELLSGFSTDVLANINSKGTVKPAIAAAPATPAAPVKK, encoded by the coding sequence ATGTCCATCTACACTCTGGCTGCTGCCGCCGGTGGCGCCGCGCCTCAGAACAAGTTCGGTTTCGCCGAAGCGCTGCAGCAGGGCGGTTTCATCGCCTACGCCACCGTCGTGATCCTTGGCATCATGTCGTTCGGCTCGTTCTTCATTCTGTTCACGAAGTTCTTCGAGCAGAACAAGATCCTCGGCCAGTACAAGACCATCCGCACCACCTTCTGGAAGGCTCCGACCCTCCGTGAAGGCGCTGCGAAGCTCGACAAGAACTCGGCCTGGCGCCAGCTCGTCGACGACGGCATCTCGGCTGAAGACCAGCACTCGAAGATGACCGACGCCCTCGAAGCCCACGACTGGCTGCACGGCTCGCTCGCCCGTTCGGAAGCTTCGATCAACTCGCGTCTGGCCAGCGGCCTGCCGTTCCTCGCGACCGTCGGTGCAACCTCGCCGTTCATCGGTCTGTTCGGTACCGTGGTCGGCATCTACCGCGCTCTGATCAACATCGGCCTCGCCGGTTCGGCCTCGATCGACAAGGTCGCTGGCCCGGTCGGTGAAGCTCTGATCATGACCGCGCTGGGTCTGCTCGTCGCCGTTCCGGCCGTGCTTGCCTACAACTGGCTGCAGGCTCGCAACAAGCGCATCGCCGAGCTGCTCTCGGGCTTCTCGACCGACGTTCTTGCGAACATCAACTCGAAGGGCACCGTCAAGCCGGCAATCGCTGCTGCTCCGGCGACCCCGGCCGCTCCGGTCAAGAAGTAA
- a CDS encoding energy transducer TonB, with amino-acid sequence MAYADQQMSGNKITALIIVAILHVVVGYALVTGLAYEAIKKVKEVTSAVNIEEEKPPEEPPPPPPPKEDTPPPPIVAPPPPISFNAPAPQVQTVNEAPAIPAPPAPVALPAPPAAPPPPRFTPKAATPKGNPGNWATSNDYPSRALREEREGTTGFRVTVGPDGKVTDCQITRSSGSPDLDEATCSNVRRRARFAPAMDGEGNPTTGSYSNSIRWVIPKD; translated from the coding sequence ATGGCATACGCTGACCAACAGATGAGCGGTAACAAGATCACCGCGCTCATCATCGTTGCGATTCTTCATGTCGTCGTCGGCTACGCGCTCGTCACCGGGCTGGCGTACGAGGCGATCAAGAAGGTCAAAGAGGTGACCTCGGCGGTCAACATCGAGGAAGAGAAGCCGCCGGAGGAGCCGCCGCCGCCGCCGCCTCCGAAGGAGGATACGCCGCCGCCGCCGATCGTCGCGCCTCCGCCGCCGATCAGCTTCAACGCGCCGGCGCCGCAGGTCCAGACGGTAAACGAAGCTCCCGCGATTCCGGCTCCGCCGGCACCGGTGGCGCTTCCGGCCCCGCCTGCTGCGCCTCCGCCGCCGCGATTTACCCCCAAGGCTGCAACGCCGAAGGGTAACCCCGGCAACTGGGCGACGTCGAACGACTACCCATCGCGTGCGCTTCGCGAAGAGCGTGAAGGCACCACGGGTTTCCGTGTCACGGTCGGACCCGACGGCAAGGTTACGGACTGCCAGATCACCAGGTCTTCAGGCAGCCCCGATCTTGACGAGGCGACTTGCTCGAACGTCCGCCGCCGCGCGCGCTTTGCGCCCGCGATGGATGGCGAGGGCAACCCGACCACGGGCTCGTATTCGAACTCGATCCGCTGGGTCATTCCTAAGGACTGA
- a CDS encoding homoserine dehydrogenase, protein MSEPLRIALAGLGTVGGGVIRLIEANADLIARRAGRPIVITTVSARNRDKDRGFDVSRYAWEDDMVILGERPDVDVVVELVGGADGPALALARTTFEAGKALVTANKAMIAHHGVELATKAEAAKVALKFEAAVAGGIPVIKGLKEGVAANEIARVYGILNGTCNYILSTMEDTGRDFADVLAEAQAKGYAEADPTFDIDGIDAAHKLSILSSIAFGTAVDFKPVAATGIRRVLAADIAQADVLGYYIRLIGMAETEMDAAGNRRLFQRVHPHLVHRDHPLAHVDGATNAVVAEGNFVGRLLFQGAGAGDGPTASAVVADLIDIARGDIGAPFSIPVAELERAAPAETGHRRGKAYIRFNVADRPGVLAEITAAMRDAGVSIESFIQKGGQDDAPVMVSMVTHEGPESAIAEALRLLDGSPVLAEPPLVMHILGE, encoded by the coding sequence ATGAGCGAACCATTGCGCATCGCGCTGGCCGGACTTGGCACGGTAGGCGGCGGAGTGATCCGGCTGATCGAGGCGAACGCCGATCTGATCGCGCGCCGCGCGGGCCGGCCGATAGTCATTACCACCGTCAGCGCACGCAATCGCGACAAGGACCGCGGCTTCGACGTGTCGCGCTATGCCTGGGAAGACGACATGGTCATCCTCGGCGAGCGTCCTGACGTGGACGTCGTGGTCGAACTCGTCGGCGGCGCCGATGGCCCCGCCTTGGCGCTCGCCCGGACCACGTTCGAGGCCGGCAAGGCTCTTGTCACGGCCAACAAGGCAATGATCGCGCACCACGGCGTGGAACTTGCCACAAAGGCAGAAGCCGCCAAGGTGGCGCTGAAATTCGAGGCTGCGGTCGCTGGCGGCATCCCCGTTATCAAGGGACTCAAGGAAGGCGTCGCCGCCAACGAGATCGCACGGGTCTATGGCATTCTCAACGGCACCTGCAACTACATCCTCTCGACGATGGAAGACACCGGCCGCGATTTCGCCGACGTTCTCGCCGAGGCGCAGGCCAAGGGCTATGCCGAAGCCGACCCGACCTTCGACATCGACGGCATCGACGCCGCGCACAAGCTTTCGATCCTTTCGTCGATCGCCTTCGGCACGGCGGTGGACTTCAAGCCCGTGGCCGCGACCGGCATCCGCCGCGTCCTTGCCGCCGACATCGCGCAGGCAGATGTGCTCGGCTACTATATCCGCCTGATCGGCATGGCCGAGACGGAAATGGACGCTGCGGGCAACCGCCGCCTGTTCCAGCGGGTCCACCCGCACCTCGTCCATCGCGACCATCCGCTCGCCCATGTCGACGGCGCGACCAATGCGGTCGTCGCCGAGGGCAATTTCGTGGGCAGGCTGCTGTTCCAGGGCGCGGGGGCCGGCGATGGTCCGACCGCCAGCGCCGTGGTCGCCGATCTCATCGACATCGCGCGCGGCGACATCGGCGCGCCCTTCTCGATCCCGGTCGCGGAACTGGAAAGGGCAGCTCCGGCCGAAACCGGCCACCGCAGGGGCAAGGCCTATATCCGGTTCAACGTGGCCGATCGTCCGGGCGTGCTGGCCGAAATCACCGCCGCCATGCGCGACGCCGGGGTATCGATCGAGAGCTTCATCCAGAAGGGTGGGCAGGACGATGCACCGGTCATGGTGTCGATGGTCACGCACGAAGGCCCGGAAAGCGCCATCGCCGAAGCACTGCGCCTTCTCGATGGCTCGCCCGTCCTGGCCGAGCCGCCGCTGGTCATGCACATCCTCGGCGAATGA
- the glpX gene encoding class II fructose-bisphosphatase, producing MTDKPTNPAASHVLDRVLVLEMVRVTEAAAIGASRLIGRGDEKAADAAAVEAMRAAFNELWMDGTVVIGEGERDEAPMLYIGEKVGAAPGTGPKIDIALDPLEGTTITAKAGPNALAVLAVAEEGGLLNAPDVYMDKLAVGPGYPEGIIDLDKTPSENVRAVAAAKGVQPGDIIVCVLDRPRHSDLIAELRSLGCGISLIPDGDVAGVIAVTNEETGVDMYMGTGGAPEGVLAAAALRCVGGQFKGRLLFRNEDEKSRARKWGIEDLNKQYDLIELAKGDCIFAATGVTDGSLLAGVKVHKNGTMTTESVVMRASSGTVRWVKGEHRKVR from the coding sequence GTGACCGACAAGCCCACCAACCCCGCCGCATCCCACGTCCTCGACCGCGTCCTCGTGCTCGAGATGGTGCGCGTGACCGAGGCCGCCGCGATCGGCGCATCGCGCCTGATCGGCCGTGGCGACGAGAAGGCGGCCGATGCCGCCGCCGTCGAGGCCATGCGCGCCGCCTTCAACGAACTGTGGATGGATGGCACCGTCGTGATCGGCGAGGGCGAACGTGACGAAGCGCCGATGCTCTATATCGGCGAGAAGGTCGGCGCGGCCCCCGGCACCGGGCCGAAGATCGACATCGCACTCGATCCCCTGGAAGGTACGACGATCACCGCCAAGGCCGGCCCGAACGCGCTGGCCGTGCTCGCGGTGGCCGAAGAAGGCGGCCTGCTCAACGCGCCCGACGTCTACATGGACAAGCTGGCGGTCGGCCCGGGCTACCCCGAAGGCATCATCGACCTCGACAAGACGCCGAGCGAAAACGTGCGCGCCGTTGCCGCCGCCAAGGGCGTGCAGCCGGGCGACATCATCGTCTGCGTGCTCGATCGCCCCCGCCATTCGGATCTCATCGCGGAACTGCGCAGCCTCGGCTGCGGCATCTCGCTGATCCCCGATGGCGACGTTGCCGGCGTGATCGCGGTGACGAACGAGGAAACCGGCGTCGACATGTACATGGGGACCGGCGGCGCGCCCGAAGGCGTCCTTGCCGCTGCGGCGCTGCGTTGCGTTGGCGGCCAGTTCAAGGGCCGCCTGCTGTTCCGCAACGAGGACGAGAAGTCCCGCGCCCGCAAGTGGGGCATCGAGGACCTGAACAAGCAATACGACCTGATCGAACTGGCCAAGGGCGACTGCATCTTCGCCGCCACCGGCGTGACCGACGGTTCGCTTCTCGCCGGCGTGAAGGTCCACAAGAACGGCACGATGACCACCGAGAGCGTCGTCATGCGCGCCTCGTCGGGCACCGTGCGCTGGGTCAAGGGCGAACACCGCAAGGTCCGCTGA